One Tolypothrix bouteillei VB521301 DNA window includes the following coding sequences:
- the crcB gene encoding fluoride efflux transporter CrcB, with protein sequence MLQNVTVFGMLAIAIGAIPGALSRYYLTEFCKRTIGTNFPYGTFIINFTGCLLMGFFFTLFQGIKGFPSEIDLLVRTGFCGAYTTFSTYGYDTLTLWRNGKQGATILYWAGSAILAVIAIVLGRYFANVILGQ encoded by the coding sequence TTGCTGCAAAATGTTACTGTATTCGGTATGCTTGCGATCGCTATCGGTGCCATTCCTGGTGCTTTGAGCCGCTATTATCTCACTGAATTTTGTAAAAGAACCATAGGTACTAACTTTCCTTACGGTACTTTTATCATCAACTTCACAGGTTGTTTGCTTATGGGCTTTTTCTTCACTTTATTTCAGGGAATTAAAGGATTTCCATCTGAGATAGATTTGCTGGTAAGAACTGGTTTTTGTGGTGCCTATACAACCTTCTCTACTTACGGATACGATACATTGACATTATGGCGCAATGGCAAGCAGGGAGCCACCATTCTTTACTGGGCAGGCAGTGCAATTTTAGCAGTAATTGCTATTGTATTGGGGCGTTATTTCGCAAATGTAATTTTGGGACAATAG
- the crcB gene encoding fluoride efflux transporter CrcB, whose translation MQNTFIRTVIAIALGAIPGALGRYFITEYTKALIGKDFSYYGTFFINVTGCFLIALFYTLNEEKLKNLSPEIRLMFATGFCGAYTTFSTYGLETFTEIDKGNTTVAVLYLLASMIVGMLGIQLGVTLGRVNSKSNVTDR comes from the coding sequence ATGCAAAATACTTTTATCCGTACTGTAATAGCGATCGCTTTAGGTGCTATTCCTGGTGCGTTAGGACGATACTTTATAACTGAATATACCAAAGCATTGATTGGGAAAGATTTTTCCTACTATGGCACGTTTTTTATTAATGTAACGGGCTGTTTTCTGATTGCTTTGTTTTACACTTTAAACGAAGAAAAGTTAAAAAACCTTTCACCTGAAATTCGGTTAATGTTCGCAACTGGATTTTGTGGTGCCTATACCACTTTTTCGACTTACGGGCTAGAGACGTTTACTGAAATAGATAAAGGCAATACAACAGTAGCTGTACTCTATTTGTTAGCTAGTATGATAGTTGGTATGCTTGGCATACAATTAGGTGTAACTTTAGGTAGGGTTAACTCTAAATCCAACGTTACCGATCGATAG
- a CDS encoding acyl-CoA thioesterase — translation MKKILFELEVYPFHIDFIGHVNNNIYIQWMEIGRIKLLEAVGMPLQAISQQGFVPVLVQTNITYKSPFYLGDRVRVEMWISELKNASAIMQFRFYKEQETLAAEGWQKGLFVDRDTMRPRRLSPEERSLFIPYTHSTIETESSHSLISVS, via the coding sequence ATGAAAAAGATTTTGTTTGAGTTAGAAGTGTATCCCTTCCACATTGATTTCATAGGACACGTAAACAACAACATCTATATTCAGTGGATGGAAATTGGGAGGATAAAACTGCTTGAAGCCGTGGGAATGCCACTACAAGCAATCTCCCAGCAAGGGTTTGTTCCGGTGCTAGTTCAAACTAACATCACCTATAAATCCCCGTTTTATTTGGGCGATCGCGTGCGGGTGGAGATGTGGATTTCTGAATTAAAAAATGCATCTGCTATTATGCAATTCCGCTTTTATAAAGAACAGGAAACGCTAGCTGCAGAGGGTTGGCAAAAAGGATTATTTGTAGACAGAGACACAATGCGTCCAAGACGCTTGTCTCCAGAGGAGCGCTCTTTGTTCATACCTTATACGCATTCAACAATAGAGACTGAATCCAGCCATTCGTTAATTAGTGTGTCTTGA
- a CDS encoding TetR/AcrR family transcriptional regulator yields the protein MARDKEETKARILAAVGKLLAESGFKQLGVNAIAREAGVDKVLIYRYFENLPSLLQTFGREGNYWITVEELVGNETDIDTEFLADWMVLFLTHFLDDLQTRPITQEIMRWELLEGNELTHELATVRDRVATESLEFLKQKCSFPPDKDIPAIAAVLIAGIVYLVLRTKVSNTFLGIDFSSPTGWERIENAIASLVRQTVDSD from the coding sequence ATGGCTCGCGATAAAGAAGAAACAAAGGCAAGAATTTTAGCAGCAGTTGGTAAACTCCTGGCAGAATCAGGCTTTAAGCAATTGGGGGTGAATGCGATCGCCCGTGAAGCAGGGGTTGATAAAGTCTTGATTTATCGATATTTTGAGAACCTCCCTTCCCTGTTGCAAACTTTTGGTAGGGAGGGTAACTACTGGATTACAGTTGAAGAATTAGTTGGGAATGAAACGGATATCGATACTGAGTTCCTAGCGGATTGGATGGTTTTATTTTTAACCCATTTTTTAGATGACTTGCAAACACGACCCATTACGCAAGAAATTATGCGCTGGGAGTTACTCGAAGGTAATGAGTTAACCCACGAGTTAGCAACAGTACGAGATCGGGTAGCCACTGAGAGTTTGGAATTTCTCAAACAAAAATGTTCTTTCCCCCCAGATAAAGATATTCCTGCGATTGCTGCAGTATTGATTGCTGGAATCGTTTATCTTGTTTTGCGAACCAAAGTCAGCAACACATTCTTGGGAATTGACTTTAGTTCCCCAACGGGATGGGAACGGATCGAGAATGCGATCGCGTCTTTAGTTCGGCAAACTGTTGACAGTGATTAG
- a CDS encoding HAD family hydrolase, translating into MDAVIFDMDGTLLDTEPLMDVFLIKSCRSLGFDLTQSILEQFRGCTSQAFWAYLVREFNLTQPVEEYVFQEKYAFSEELKNNPTLALIEGVEALIEELLKFEVPLAIASSASRLRIDTIVERFRMETKFRVKISGEDVERGKPEPDIFLLTAEKLNVDPSRCIVIEDSENGVKAAKKAGMKCVAFSGLEHNKQNLSSADLIVTAYSNLNFQVLQSLFEMEEKY; encoded by the coding sequence ATGGATGCTGTGATTTTTGATATGGATGGTACCTTGTTGGATACCGAGCCACTGATGGATGTTTTTTTGATAAAGTCTTGTCGTTCTCTTGGTTTTGATTTAACACAAAGTATCTTAGAACAGTTTAGAGGTTGTACTAGTCAGGCATTCTGGGCTTATCTTGTCCGGGAATTTAACTTAACTCAGCCAGTAGAGGAGTATGTCTTCCAAGAAAAGTACGCTTTTTCAGAAGAACTGAAAAATAATCCAACTCTTGCTCTTATTGAAGGAGTTGAAGCTTTGATTGAGGAACTTTTAAAATTTGAAGTTCCGTTAGCGATCGCATCTTCAGCTTCTAGATTACGTATTGATACAATTGTAGAACGATTCAGAATGGAAACCAAATTTCGTGTAAAAATTTCTGGTGAAGATGTTGAGCGAGGCAAACCGGAACCCGATATTTTTTTATTAACAGCTGAAAAACTCAACGTCGATCCAAGTCGTTGTATTGTTATTGAAGATTCTGAAAATGGTGTAAAAGCTGCTAAAAAAGCTGGGATGAAATGTGTGGCATTTTCAGGTTTAGAGCATAACAAGCAAAATTTATCAAGCGCTGATTTAATTGTGACGGCTTATTCAAATTTAAACTTTCAAGTATTACAAAGCTTGTTTGAAATGGAAGAAAAATACTAA
- a CDS encoding SDR family NAD(P)-dependent oxidoreductase: MTGKLAGKVAIVTGASAGIGEATAIALANEGAQVAIAARRSERLKAVAERIESNGGQALSIVADVADETQAKDIVDKTNAELGRIDILVNNAGIALVGEINGANTADWRRMFDINVLGLMYVTHAALPIFKAQGTGHIVNISSVAGRTVRAGVGAYNVSKWGVNAFSEALRQEVHKDNIRVTIVEPGMVNTEINDLITDPIAKQRSEERRRSITPLESEDIAAAIVYAVTQPQRVSVNEILIRPTDQGW; the protein is encoded by the coding sequence ATGACTGGTAAATTAGCAGGAAAAGTAGCAATTGTCACTGGAGCCTCAGCAGGAATTGGTGAAGCCACTGCTATTGCTTTAGCAAATGAAGGCGCACAAGTTGCGATCGCAGCAAGGCGTAGCGAACGGTTAAAAGCGGTAGCAGAACGGATTGAAAGTAATGGCGGTCAAGCTTTATCGATCGTTGCTGATGTGGCGGATGAAACACAGGCAAAAGATATAGTAGATAAAACAAATGCAGAACTTGGTCGAATAGATATTTTAGTCAACAATGCAGGTATTGCACTGGTAGGGGAGATTAATGGCGCAAATACCGCAGACTGGCGGCGGATGTTTGATATTAATGTCTTAGGATTAATGTACGTGACTCATGCTGCTCTACCCATATTTAAAGCACAAGGTACGGGTCACATTGTCAATATCTCCTCCGTGGCTGGTCGGACGGTACGAGCAGGAGTTGGGGCATATAATGTGAGTAAATGGGGTGTAAATGCCTTTTCAGAAGCTTTGCGCCAAGAAGTTCACAAAGACAATATCCGCGTAACCATTGTTGAACCCGGTATGGTAAACACGGAAATTAACGATTTGATTACCGATCCCATTGCCAAACAGCGCAGCGAAGAACGACGGAGATCGATTACTCCTTTAGAAAGTGAAGATATTGCTGCAGCGATCGTGTATGCTGTGACTCAACCGCAACGAGTTAGCGTTAACGAAATTCTCATTCGACCCACCGATCAAGGATGGTAA
- a CDS encoding DHA2 family efflux MFS transporter permease subunit, translated as MAESQLKSQPTAASQKWWVMLGVSIGVLMSTLDVGIINVALPTLVQFFDTTFPKAQWAVLSYQLISSSLVLGATRLGDIWGKKYLYLGGLILFTLSSLLCGMAPGIEWLIGFRALQGLGSLFISGLGLAIVTEVFPSSERGRAVGIIGSVVSLGVALGPSVGGLLLGLAEWHILFLINVPLGLIACVLVAFVVPPSELSEKKQRFDPFGALLALVTLTNFALGMTLGQSQGFTAGGTLWLLFLAGVGFISFLVVETLLDEPLLELHLFRNTRLSVNLLNNWLVFIVITGGLLITPFFLQQVKQYPTFKVGLLMAVSPIVSGLIAPLAGMLSDRFGSRLMCLVGLSIMIGATLAISTLNTDMTERDYIMRYFLYGTGLGLFRSPNDSTVMGSVPRERLGIASGLLSLSRTLGVNVGISIVGAVFATLTANSAPGIDVSVAPPEAVVAGFQGSYRLAAFLLCGAAVMTAVETRYGKSLR; from the coding sequence TTGGCAGAGTCACAATTGAAATCTCAACCTACAGCAGCCTCTCAGAAATGGTGGGTAATGCTTGGTGTCAGTATCGGGGTGTTAATGTCTACTCTGGATGTAGGTATTATTAACGTGGCTTTGCCGACCTTGGTTCAATTCTTTGACACAACTTTTCCCAAAGCTCAATGGGCTGTATTGAGTTACCAGTTAATCAGCTCTAGTTTGGTTTTGGGTGCAACTCGTTTGGGTGATATATGGGGTAAGAAGTATCTCTACTTGGGAGGGCTAATCCTCTTTACCCTGAGTTCGCTGTTATGTGGGATGGCTCCGGGAATTGAATGGCTCATTGGGTTTCGAGCACTTCAAGGGCTGGGTTCGTTGTTTATTTCCGGGCTTGGTCTGGCGATCGTAACAGAAGTTTTCCCTTCATCAGAACGGGGACGTGCTGTTGGTATTATCGGTAGTGTTGTATCGCTGGGCGTCGCTCTCGGTCCTTCTGTAGGAGGGCTGCTCTTGGGTCTGGCTGAATGGCACATCCTCTTCTTGATCAATGTACCTTTGGGGTTAATAGCTTGTGTCCTCGTCGCTTTCGTTGTACCGCCGTCTGAACTGTCCGAGAAAAAACAACGTTTCGATCCGTTTGGTGCTTTGTTAGCTTTGGTAACCTTAACTAATTTTGCCCTAGGTATGACCCTGGGACAAAGCCAGGGGTTTACGGCAGGTGGTACACTGTGGTTGTTGTTCCTCGCGGGAGTCGGTTTCATCAGTTTTTTGGTTGTTGAAACACTTCTCGATGAACCTCTGCTCGAACTCCACTTGTTTCGCAATACTCGCTTAAGTGTCAATTTGCTAAATAATTGGTTGGTATTTATTGTTATTACTGGTGGTTTGCTCATCACCCCCTTCTTTCTGCAACAAGTAAAGCAGTATCCCACTTTTAAAGTAGGGCTGTTGATGGCAGTATCACCTATCGTGAGTGGCTTAATTGCACCCCTAGCGGGGATGCTATCAGATCGCTTTGGTTCTCGGTTGATGTGCTTAGTTGGTCTGAGCATCATGATTGGTGCAACTCTTGCAATTAGCACCTTAAATACTGACATGACCGAAAGAGATTATATAATGCGTTATTTTCTCTATGGAACGGGGCTGGGTTTATTTCGATCGCCTAATGACAGCACCGTTATGGGTTCAGTTCCACGTGAAAGATTGGGGATTGCCTCTGGTTTGTTGTCTTTGTCACGTACCTTAGGAGTCAATGTAGGTATTTCTATTGTGGGAGCGGTGTTTGCAACCTTAACTGCAAATTCTGCTCCCGGTATTGACGTATCTGTTGCTCCACCTGAGGCTGTCGTTGCGGGATTTCAAGGAAGTTATCGCTTAGCTGCATTCCTACTGTGTGGCGCAGCAGTCATGACAGCCGTAGAGACACGCTATGGAAAGTCTTTACGTTAG
- a CDS encoding LLM class flavin-dependent oxidoreductase, which yields MEIGLFHQMWASPEIDDKEFFAQTVEDVQLADTLGFESCSFGEHHFVRAKAFYGRLPVPEVLIAKLAAETTRIKLGTAIKILTLDNPLRFAEAVSLLDLLTEGRVMFGLGHGSPADMEHMGLTQAEKHQQFRNILLELLDYLSLNRQGPQITPQPRQGMHQLFWLGVRDRNTIVLGAQLGLNLLIGQGEDATAQNTYTDLYREAGGKGFVRGFRLVYVGETDAEARKTVDEAARMFFSVREKLPQYLNAQRQGRIPYEPPKDLPDLLGRIEYIVGSPTTVAEQLERYISQTKIDYLGVKMHVPGLLNEDVRRSMRLFAQEVAPKVQLAKKLEVISV from the coding sequence ATGGAAATTGGTCTATTTCACCAAATGTGGGCATCTCCTGAAATTGACGACAAAGAATTTTTTGCCCAAACGGTTGAAGATGTACAACTAGCTGATACTCTCGGTTTTGAATCCTGTTCTTTTGGAGAACACCATTTTGTAAGGGCTAAAGCTTTTTACGGTCGGCTACCGGTTCCAGAGGTGTTAATTGCAAAATTAGCTGCGGAAACAACACGAATTAAACTGGGAACTGCTATCAAAATTCTCACTTTAGATAATCCTCTGCGTTTTGCAGAAGCTGTTTCTTTATTGGATTTGTTAACAGAGGGAAGAGTGATGTTTGGGCTGGGACACGGTAGCCCCGCCGATATGGAACATATGGGATTAACTCAGGCTGAAAAGCATCAACAATTCCGCAATATACTTCTTGAATTACTTGATTATCTTTCTTTGAACCGTCAAGGTCCCCAGATTACGCCTCAACCCCGTCAAGGAATGCATCAATTATTTTGGTTGGGAGTTCGCGATCGCAACACAATTGTTCTCGGTGCTCAACTCGGTCTCAATCTGCTGATTGGACAGGGAGAAGATGCAACGGCTCAAAATACTTACACCGATCTTTATCGAGAAGCGGGTGGTAAAGGATTTGTGCGCGGATTTCGACTGGTGTATGTTGGCGAAACGGACGCTGAAGCACGGAAAACCGTTGATGAAGCAGCTCGAATGTTTTTCAGTGTCAGGGAAAAACTCCCTCAATATCTTAATGCACAACGTCAGGGACGCATTCCTTATGAACCTCCCAAAGATTTACCGGATTTGCTGGGGCGAATCGAATACATTGTTGGTTCTCCCACAACGGTTGCAGAACAGCTCGAACGTTACATTTCACAAACCAAGATTGACTACTTGGGGGTTAAAATGCATGTACCGGGATTACTTAACGAAGATGTCCGAAGGTCAATGAGGCTATTTGCTCAAGAAGTTGCTCCCAAAGTGCAGCTGGCAAAGAAACTAGAGGTTATTTCGGTATGA
- a CDS encoding aliphatic sulfonate ABC transporter substrate-binding protein, which translates to MKKRYNSFNSLGFNRRFFLITSGSFAFSTLFSSCQTQNQPQKIQLKAESKNLQKIRIGWLKGSPLHILKSQKKLEKRFESVGTSISWIEFPTIPVLLEAMNAKTLDYAQGVDASLVFGQSSNVPFVYISATPARPKSLAYVVREDSSIKSLADLKGKKVGYGRGWNLHYLLVKALQSKGLSIQDINSVSITTAAEGLAAFESRSVDALAIWDPFYARLQRSSKIRVLTDGEGLTSNRGFTIASPEFARERPDLIKAILEELQVISDWANKNPSQVAQFLSSQLGIEVESLEVMLRRQTFGVLPVDEKIIAEQQGVADTFFSLGLISKQIQVKNVVARNPQWLPKEFANRNS; encoded by the coding sequence ATGAAGAAAAGATATAACAGCTTTAATTCATTAGGATTTAACCGTCGCTTTTTTCTCATTACATCTGGATCGTTTGCTTTTTCCACACTATTTTCCAGCTGTCAAACACAAAATCAACCTCAAAAAATTCAGTTAAAAGCCGAAAGCAAAAATTTACAAAAAATACGAATCGGTTGGTTGAAAGGTTCTCCTTTACACATTCTAAAGTCCCAAAAGAAATTGGAAAAGCGTTTTGAGTCTGTGGGAACTTCTATTAGTTGGATTGAATTTCCAACCATACCAGTTCTCCTAGAAGCAATGAACGCTAAAACTCTCGATTACGCTCAAGGAGTGGATGCTTCATTGGTCTTTGGTCAATCTTCCAACGTACCATTTGTCTATATTTCAGCAACTCCAGCACGACCTAAAAGCTTAGCATATGTTGTCCGTGAAGATTCTTCAATTAAAAGTTTAGCAGACCTCAAAGGCAAAAAAGTTGGTTATGGTCGGGGTTGGAATCTTCATTATTTACTAGTAAAAGCCTTACAATCTAAGGGGTTGAGTATTCAGGATATTAATTCTGTTTCTATTACAACAGCAGCAGAAGGACTCGCGGCGTTTGAGTCGAGAAGTGTTGATGCACTTGCCATTTGGGACCCCTTTTATGCTAGATTGCAACGCTCATCAAAAATACGTGTTTTAACAGATGGTGAAGGACTGACATCTAATAGGGGTTTTACGATCGCTTCACCAGAATTTGCTCGAGAACGTCCCGATTTAATTAAGGCGATTCTGGAGGAATTGCAAGTAATAAGCGATTGGGCAAATAAAAACCCCAGTCAAGTGGCACAATTCTTGTCTTCGCAACTAGGAATTGAAGTTGAGTCTCTAGAAGTGATGTTGCGACGGCAAACTTTTGGTGTTTTACCTGTTGATGAAAAAATTATTGCCGAACAACAAGGAGTTGCGGATACATTTTTCAGTTTGGGTCTTATTTCAAAGCAGATTCAGGTAAAAAATGTAGTTGCAAGAAATCCTCAATGGTTACCTAAAGAATTCGCAAATCGTAATTCGTAG
- a CDS encoding RrF2 family transcriptional regulator, whose product MKLSNKSEYAILAMVALAKKYHNNESLHIREIAALQKIPNRYLEQLLATLRSGGLIKSTRGAKGGYVLARDPNKITVLDILKCIEGVDAALPTVDSTCETAEAEAIQEVWLEANQAAHEVLQKYTLQELCDRHATRQQMENMYYI is encoded by the coding sequence ATGAAACTCTCTAACAAATCTGAATACGCAATCTTAGCTATGGTCGCATTAGCTAAGAAATACCATAATAATGAATCTTTGCATATTCGAGAAATAGCAGCGTTACAAAAGATACCAAATCGTTATCTAGAGCAACTGCTAGCAACCTTAAGATCTGGAGGTTTGATTAAAAGCACGCGGGGAGCCAAGGGAGGTTATGTTTTGGCACGAGATCCAAACAAGATTACAGTTTTAGATATTTTGAAGTGCATTGAAGGAGTAGACGCGGCTTTGCCTACTGTGGATTCTACCTGCGAGACAGCAGAAGCAGAAGCCATTCAAGAAGTTTGGCTCGAAGCGAATCAAGCAGCGCACGAAGTCTTGCAAAAGTACACCCTACAAGAACTTTGCGATCGGCACGCCACCAGACAGCAAATGGAAAATATGTACTACATCTAA
- a CDS encoding GNAT family acetyltransferase produces MKNSEFIVRPYQEQDEEQVIELWHECCLVVPWNDPKRDIWLKLQVQPELFLVGLIGSQIVATVMAGYEGHRGWLNYLAVAPKYQRQGIGRYMVEQATSKLLELNCPKINLSIRTSNTGVIEFYKRLGFKIDDVVSMGKRL; encoded by the coding sequence ATGAAAAACAGCGAATTCATTGTCAGACCATATCAGGAGCAGGATGAGGAACAAGTTATCGAGTTGTGGCATGAGTGTTGTTTAGTAGTTCCCTGGAATGACCCGAAACGGGACATTTGGCTCAAGTTACAAGTACAGCCAGAGTTGTTCCTTGTTGGTTTGATTGGTTCTCAAATTGTTGCTACCGTTATGGCGGGATATGAGGGTCATCGTGGTTGGCTCAACTACTTAGCTGTAGCACCAAAGTATCAACGACAAGGTATTGGTCGGTATATGGTAGAACAAGCAACTTCAAAACTTTTAGAGTTAAATTGTCCTAAAATCAACTTATCAATACGTACTTCTAATACAGGCGTTATTGAGTTTTATAAGCGGCTTGGTTTCAAAATAGATGATGTGGTGAGTATGGGCAAGCGACTCTAA
- a CDS encoding MFS transporter encodes MTVFSTLNSQQRQNLLLLFIVGILFWASHSSLIATLPLYIRDIGGTPQQVGFVMGTFALGLILSRPWLGNLADRRSRKIVVLMGLAIAALSPLGYFINSILLLLPIRAFHGISLACYAPGNNTLIVDWSPVHQRGQVIGYMSLSNPIGMSIGPVIGSFLQEQVGYTPLFLFSVGLGLLGFLFASRIKEPSILYQKEKQNTDFTSPHISIDNPKNQFWKLLDSPRIRIPTFVLLLIGLIHGAVTTFIPLYLKETEFNLSVGWFYAATAVSSFGLRWFTGYGSDRYGRGLFITVSLVCYILGTVLLSQAQNTLTFLLAGFFEGAGGGTLIPLMLALISDRSHPQERGRVFSLCVGGFDVGLAIAGPVFGAFARHLGYQGIFLLTLGFSLLALTIFTTLNGESLHHSLRFAAGLAPDSYALDKKYIN; translated from the coding sequence ATGACAGTTTTTAGTACTCTCAACTCACAGCAACGTCAAAACCTTTTATTACTCTTTATAGTAGGTATCTTATTTTGGGCTAGTCACAGTTCTTTAATAGCTACTTTGCCTCTTTACATTAGGGATATAGGAGGTACACCACAACAAGTCGGTTTTGTAATGGGAACGTTTGCTCTCGGGCTAATTTTGAGCCGTCCGTGGTTGGGAAATTTAGCAGACCGACGCAGTCGCAAGATAGTTGTGCTGATGGGTTTAGCGATCGCAGCCCTATCACCTCTAGGCTATTTTATTAACTCAATTCTGCTATTGCTCCCAATCAGAGCATTCCATGGAATTAGTCTTGCTTGTTATGCTCCTGGGAATAATACTCTCATTGTGGATTGGTCACCCGTGCATCAACGAGGTCAGGTCATTGGTTATATGAGTTTGAGCAATCCAATTGGTATGAGTATTGGACCTGTTATTGGTAGTTTTCTTCAAGAACAAGTAGGTTATACTCCCTTATTTCTCTTTTCCGTTGGACTGGGGTTACTGGGTTTTCTATTTGCTAGCCGAATCAAAGAACCTTCAATTCTTTATCAAAAAGAGAAACAAAATACAGATTTTACATCTCCTCATATTTCAATTGATAACCCAAAAAATCAGTTTTGGAAATTACTAGATAGTCCTCGTATCCGAATTCCCACTTTTGTATTGCTACTAATAGGTTTAATTCATGGAGCAGTCACAACATTTATCCCTTTATACCTTAAAGAAACTGAATTCAACTTAAGTGTTGGATGGTTTTATGCAGCCACAGCTGTATCCAGTTTCGGACTGCGCTGGTTCACAGGCTATGGTTCCGATCGCTACGGTCGGGGATTATTTATTACAGTCAGTTTAGTTTGTTACATTTTAGGAACAGTGTTACTTTCTCAAGCACAAAATACTCTCACCTTTTTACTAGCAGGTTTTTTTGAAGGTGCTGGTGGTGGAACATTAATTCCCTTGATGCTAGCTCTCATTTCTGACCGTTCGCATCCTCAAGAAAGAGGACGGGTGTTTTCTCTATGTGTAGGTGGTTTTGATGTAGGGCTTGCCATTGCTGGACCTGTCTTTGGTGCGTTTGCCCGACACTTAGGGTATCAAGGTATTTTTTTACTGACCCTTGGTTTTTCTTTGCTCGCTCTCACAATCTTCACAACCCTCAATGGAGAGTCTTTACACCATTCTCTGCGATTTGCTGCGGGTTTGGCACCAGATAGCTATGCTCTTGACAAAAAGTATATCAACTAA
- a CDS encoding LLM class flavin-dependent oxidoreductase: protein MSEPRYGIWAPVGGNFGPLNSPDEPINASYDRTRSLVLEAERLGFATTLVAQHIANPRSLDLDQLETWTAAAALADATDKIEIIAAIKPLLFHPAVLAKMALGIDAISHGRFAINLVSAWYRPEMERTNIPFPPHDERYRYSTEWLRVVKLLWSGERVNFQGEYFKIQDLSLRPAPIAKPHPRVYLGGASDAAQILAAQEADTYFINGQPIEDVRKFIKGVLRRSRNLPKPLRFGLSGFVIARPTEEEAKAEFDRLMALQKQEEHYRLNLTKGIDPEAVMFQIFAKNPAVGGNGGTAAGLVGSYDTVAERISAFVEIGIETFMLQFHPFSREMNRFAEEIMPRVKHLQLVA, encoded by the coding sequence ATGTCAGAACCTCGCTATGGTATTTGGGCACCTGTGGGTGGTAATTTTGGACCACTTAATAGCCCTGATGAACCAATCAACGCCAGTTACGATCGCACTCGTTCCCTTGTCCTTGAAGCGGAACGCCTCGGATTTGCCACAACCTTAGTAGCTCAGCATATTGCCAATCCTCGAAGCTTGGATTTAGATCAGCTTGAAACTTGGACAGCCGCCGCAGCTTTAGCTGACGCGACTGACAAAATAGAAATTATTGCTGCAATCAAGCCTTTGCTTTTCCATCCCGCCGTTTTAGCAAAGATGGCATTAGGTATAGATGCTATCAGTCACGGACGTTTTGCCATAAATTTGGTCAGTGCTTGGTATCGTCCGGAAATGGAACGTACAAACATTCCTTTTCCACCCCATGATGAACGCTATCGTTATTCAACCGAGTGGCTGCGAGTTGTTAAGTTGTTGTGGAGTGGAGAAAGAGTTAACTTTCAGGGCGAGTACTTTAAAATTCAAGATTTGAGCCTCCGACCTGCTCCGATTGCCAAACCTCATCCCCGTGTTTATCTTGGAGGAGCATCGGATGCAGCACAGATATTAGCTGCTCAAGAAGCAGACACGTATTTTATCAACGGTCAACCCATTGAAGATGTTCGCAAGTTCATTAAAGGAGTTCTAAGGCGATCGCGAAACTTACCAAAGCCATTACGTTTTGGTTTATCAGGGTTTGTGATTGCTCGACCAACTGAGGAAGAAGCAAAAGCTGAGTTTGACAGATTAATGGCGCTTCAAAAGCAGGAAGAACATTACCGACTGAACCTAACCAAAGGAATTGACCCCGAAGCAGTTATGTTCCAAATTTTTGCGAAAAATCCTGCTGTTGGGGGTAATGGTGGAACCGCTGCAGGGCTTGTTGGCAGTTATGACACAGTTGCAGAGAGAATTTCAGCTTTTGTTGAGATAGGTATCGAGACTTTCATGCTGCAATTCCACCCTTTTTCAAGGGAGATGAACCGATTTGCGGAGGAAATTATGCCGCGAGTCAAACATTTGCAGCTTGTAGCGTGA